The Ostrea edulis chromosome 1, xbOstEdul1.1, whole genome shotgun sequence genomic sequence ACCTTATCATTGGATACAATATACCTCTTCAATGCATCACTGCTTAAGTCTTGTACGTGTATAGGTTTATTTGAGAGAACTCAATTTTCCCGAATGGCTAGTCTCCCAAAATTATGTGTATTTTAATGTTCTCACAAATAAAACGTGATTCACAGTATGTTAACTGTGTTTTATAGATACTGTAAATATGTCACACATGTACTATCCAAGATTCATCTATGCACTCAATTGTTAATTCTCTCCACATTAGCTAATGAACTAACATACCAGAAAAGCTGCAAATGATGTCATAAGTCCCTCTTTTAAGATTTCTGAAGTTCCACCATATTCCTCATCATCAATCTTTTGAAACAtgttgtagtacatgtacacaataccaaggttgaaaatgaaaaatctgtaaatatgGGCAAACAAGTGTACACGTAACATAAGATGACACCAGTCATAACTTTAAttcacatgtacattatcatggtttgtttatttatccaaactgactacatgtatatccatacTTCACAGTTCACACAGCTtgagtttatatcaaatttaaaaggaataaaTGACAGTTCTCTTACATATCTACTGTTACCAATGTGGGAACTGTATGTAAAAATAGTACTGGAATTTGTgatcttttttaattttagagtAATTTGTCCTCGTAGTGTAAAAAAATTCAGGTAAAAACACTGCTTTACAACTTACAAAAGCAATCCAAAAAATCCTTTAAGAGGAAGTAATCCCCATACCAAGCCTTGAACAAGACCAATCACTTGTCGCATCCAGTAAATGACGTCCAGAAATTCATCCTGAAAAACAGCAAGTGGGTTACCTTAAGGTAgctcgatcctcatgtgacttatcaatattaatggttaaaagtggaaaaactttattaatttccactcaatatagtttaatgtaattaataaccaaagaaaatgtatatgttgccacctttttaaagatgtcagacatacaaaaacagaagtatacatcatcatcggaaaatcacacattttcgataatcagaataattaaaatagataaaaacttgttgaaatgacaaaatttaaatatgaacagtttaaaaaaactgctaattcat encodes the following:
- the LOC125667099 gene encoding GEL complex subunit OPTI-like, yielding MASLGRKRTDEKPANGFLHMSTLSKAFASGSTWEDKDEFLDVIYWMRQVIGLVQGLVWGLLPLKGFFGLLLFFIFNLGIVYMYYNMFQKIDDEEYGGTSEILKEGLMTSFAAFLVTWIVIYSSLHTES